In Mercenaria mercenaria strain notata chromosome 14, MADL_Memer_1, whole genome shotgun sequence, the following are encoded in one genomic region:
- the LOC123526138 gene encoding uncharacterized protein LOC123526138 isoform X1 — MCPAQGIEGKRSRLTRRICILAGVTLLMSLVAIIVGIVSVAVSGSASDFPFSAGAAMVAGIPAFLLSFCPMYMYYEGAKTSGQSTTGCFDCCTILMVVWFSITILAICFGFGLGGIYGVVACTNQAERIKVCLDSADSKMALSVVTIVITLVLFVLSLAIFFTCCCNAATFGMPLMVETADSYSYGNYYNRPDISLYNRRENRQESAIQNALPDARRQQPRPRSPVENISYNNEIGNRTMTEPSAPHLSGTRQESFEDIDTGSFEPYSSGRSASSYSDPPPSYDEVMRKEQSSETAV; from the exons ATGTGTCCTGCACAAG GTATTGAGGGCAAGAGGTCTCGACTGACGAGACGTATCTGTATACTAGCCGGAGTAACGTTACTGATGTCCCTGGTGGCGATCATAGTCGGTATTGTGTCTGTCGCTGTGTCAGGATCGGCATCAGACTTCCCGTTCAGTGCTGGGGCAGCTATGGTCGCAGGAATACCG GCATTTCTGCTGTCATTTTGCCCGATGTATATGTACTACGAGGGGGCTAAAACGAGTGGACAGAGCACAACCGGTTGCTTTGATTGCTGT ACGATTCTGATGGTGGTCTGGTTCAGTATCACAATACTGGCGATCTGTTTCGGCTTCGGCCTTGGCGGAATCTACGGGGTTGTTGCGTGTACAAATCAGGCAGAAAggataaaag TTTGTCTCGATTCTGCCGATTCAAAGATGGCCCTCTCTGTTGTGACGATAGTAATAACTTTAGTTTTATTCGTTCTGTCATTAGCAATATTTTTTACCTGCTGTTGTAATGCAGCAACATTTGGTATGCCGTTGATGGTAGAAACTGCTGACAGCTACTCCTATGGTAATTATTACAATAGACCAGATATTAGTTTATATAACAGACGAGAAAATCGACAAGAAAGTGCTATACAGAACGCCCTGCCAGACGCAAGGAGGCAACAACCTCGTCCGCGCTCACCTGTTGAAAATATCAGTTATAACAATGAAATTGGTAACAGAACTATGACAGAGCCATCTGCGCCCCATTTAAGTGGTACCAGACAAGAAAGCTTTGAAGATATAGATACTGGTTCATTTGAACCTTATTCTTCCGGTAGAAGTGCGAGCTCATACTCGGATCCACCGCCGTCTTATGATGAAGTTATGAGAAAGGAACAGTCCTCTGAAACAGCAGTGtag
- the LOC123526138 gene encoding uncharacterized protein LOC123526138 isoform X2 encodes MYPAQGIEGKRSRLTRRICILAGVTLLMSLVAIIVGIVSVAVSGSASDFPFSAGAAMVAGIPAFLLSFCPMYMYYEGAKTSGQSTTGCFDCCTILMVVWFSITILAICFGFGLGGIYGVVACTNQAERIKVCLDSADSKMALSVVTIVITLVLFVLSLAIFFTCCCNAATFGMPLMVETADSYSYGNYYNRPDISLYNRRENRQESAIQNALPDARRQQPRPRSPVENISYNNEIGNRTMTEPSAPHLSGTRQESFEDIDTGSFEPYSSGRSASSYSDPPPSYDEVMRKEQSSETAV; translated from the exons GTATTGAGGGCAAGAGGTCTCGACTGACGAGACGTATCTGTATACTAGCCGGAGTAACGTTACTGATGTCCCTGGTGGCGATCATAGTCGGTATTGTGTCTGTCGCTGTGTCAGGATCGGCATCAGACTTCCCGTTCAGTGCTGGGGCAGCTATGGTCGCAGGAATACCG GCATTTCTGCTGTCATTTTGCCCGATGTATATGTACTACGAGGGGGCTAAAACGAGTGGACAGAGCACAACCGGTTGCTTTGATTGCTGT ACGATTCTGATGGTGGTCTGGTTCAGTATCACAATACTGGCGATCTGTTTCGGCTTCGGCCTTGGCGGAATCTACGGGGTTGTTGCGTGTACAAATCAGGCAGAAAggataaaag TTTGTCTCGATTCTGCCGATTCAAAGATGGCCCTCTCTGTTGTGACGATAGTAATAACTTTAGTTTTATTCGTTCTGTCATTAGCAATATTTTTTACCTGCTGTTGTAATGCAGCAACATTTGGTATGCCGTTGATGGTAGAAACTGCTGACAGCTACTCCTATGGTAATTATTACAATAGACCAGATATTAGTTTATATAACAGACGAGAAAATCGACAAGAAAGTGCTATACAGAACGCCCTGCCAGACGCAAGGAGGCAACAACCTCGTCCGCGCTCACCTGTTGAAAATATCAGTTATAACAATGAAATTGGTAACAGAACTATGACAGAGCCATCTGCGCCCCATTTAAGTGGTACCAGACAAGAAAGCTTTGAAGATATAGATACTGGTTCATTTGAACCTTATTCTTCCGGTAGAAGTGCGAGCTCATACTCGGATCCACCGCCGTCTTATGATGAAGTTATGAGAAAGGAACAGTCCTCTGAAACAGCAGTGtag